One genomic window of Streptobacillus felis includes the following:
- a CDS encoding ABC transporter ATP-binding protein — MNNVLEIKNLNKKFKNKLVLDNLNLTLKENKIVGILGPNGSGKTTLLKIIAGLSKENSGEILIKGMKPSTKTKAIVSYLSDKNFIDNSLKVYQAINLYNDFFDFDLNKAIRLLGEMKLDSNVEIASLSKGMKEKLFLILTLSRNAKIFILDEPIAGVDVITRDQILNLIIDNVLENSTIIVTTHLIRDIERIFDEVAFLKDGKIDKVHSVDELRENLGLTIEDLYKETFGEGDINA, encoded by the coding sequence ATGAATAACGTATTAGAAATTAAAAATTTAAATAAAAAATTTAAAAACAAACTTGTACTTGATAATTTAAATTTAACATTAAAAGAAAATAAAATCGTTGGAATACTTGGGCCTAATGGTAGTGGTAAGACTACTCTACTTAAAATTATAGCAGGGCTATCTAAAGAAAATAGTGGTGAAATATTAATTAAAGGTATGAAGCCTTCAACAAAAACTAAAGCTATAGTAAGCTACTTATCTGATAAAAACTTTATAGATAACTCACTAAAAGTATATCAAGCTATAAATTTATATAATGATTTTTTTGATTTTGATTTAAATAAAGCAATTAGATTATTAGGTGAAATGAAACTTGATAGTAATGTTGAAATAGCTTCACTATCTAAAGGAATGAAAGAAAAACTATTCTTAATATTAACATTATCAAGAAATGCAAAAATATTTATTTTAGATGAACCTATTGCTGGAGTAGATGTGATTACTCGTGATCAAATACTAAATTTAATAATAGATAATGTTTTAGAAAATTCAACTATCATAGTTACAACACATCTAATAAGAGATATAGAAAGAATATTTGATGAAGTAGCTTTCTTAAAAGATGGTAAAATAGACAAGGTTCATTCTGTAGATGAACTAAGAGAAAATCTTGGCTTAACTATAGAAGATTTATACAAAGAAACATTCGGAGAAGGTGATATAAATGCTTAA
- a CDS encoding GntR family transcriptional regulator, whose translation MEFDNKYPIYRQLFEMLLSDIINGKLKPGDKFISIREASSKYNLNPNTVTNAFKELELHKIAVTKRGLGTFVTEDTEVLNNLTKKHSEKIVDDFLSKMYSLGYKKDEIISIIHERGEKNE comes from the coding sequence ATGGAATTTGATAATAAATATCCAATATATAGACAATTATTTGAAATGCTATTATCTGATATAATAAACGGAAAATTAAAACCAGGCGATAAATTTATTTCTATCAGAGAAGCTTCAAGTAAATATAATTTAAATCCAAATACAGTTACAAACGCTTTTAAAGAATTAGAATTACATAAAATTGCTGTAACTAAAAGGGGATTAGGAACTTTTGTAACAGAAGATACAGAAGTATTAAATAATTTAACAAAAAAACATTCAGAAAAAATAGTGGATGATTTTCTATCAAAAATGTATTCTTTAGGATACAAAAAAGATGAAATAATAAGTATAATACATGAAAGGGGAGAAAAAAATGAATAA
- the holA gene encoding DNA polymerase III subunit delta, translating to MNYFITGQSSRKIYIDKILNDSSKNKLFFDENTVSSFLSELNAGSLFSEPTILILKNANKIKDINNVIKNVNANNFNNKDVIIDFETNKENKKIKDSLINFEIYEVYDEKKNKNLLIKYIQENLKCNHMDANNLLDIIGNDYYALKNEVSKIVNYLNGDNFSFNDVKPILSKNTNFFIFNLTEDILNKKNIEFPLKEHMALLASLTNDLEILYKLSTLGIDRISYDNFKNNYSNHILFENYSPYYVFKKIQFLKNYNSKRILELLNLSFETDNKIKSGLLPLEDGVETFILELLK from the coding sequence ATGAATTATTTTATTACAGGTCAAAGTTCAAGAAAAATTTATATAGATAAAATATTAAATGATAGTAGTAAAAACAAACTATTTTTTGATGAGAATACAGTTTCTTCTTTTCTTAGTGAATTAAATGCCGGTTCCCTTTTTAGTGAACCAACTATATTAATACTTAAAAATGCTAATAAGATTAAGGACATTAATAATGTAATTAAAAATGTCAATGCTAATAATTTTAATAATAAAGATGTTATTATAGATTTTGAGACTAATAAGGAAAACAAAAAAATAAAGGATAGCCTAATAAATTTTGAAATATATGAAGTATATGATGAAAAGAAAAACAAAAACTTATTAATTAAATATATACAAGAAAATTTAAAATGTAATCATATGGATGCTAATAATCTATTAGATATTATAGGTAATGATTATTATGCTTTAAAAAATGAAGTTAGTAAAATAGTAAATTATCTTAATGGTGATAACTTTTCATTTAATGATGTAAAACCTATTTTATCAAAAAACACTAATTTTTTTATTTTTAATCTTACAGAAGATATTTTAAATAAAAAGAATATAGAATTCCCTCTAAAAGAACATATGGCTCTTTTAGCATCTTTAACCAATGATCTTGAGATACTATATAAGCTTAGCACATTAGGTATAGATAGAATTAGTTATGATAATTTTAAAAACAATTATTCTAATCATATTCTTTTTGAAAACTATAGTCCATATTATGTTTTCAAAAAAATTCAGTTTTTAAAAAACTATAATTCTAAAAGAATATTAGAATTATTAAATCTTTCTTTTGAAACAGATAATAAGATAAAAAGTGGTCTTCTACCATTAGAAGATGGCGTAGAAACCTTCATTTTAGAACTATTAAAGTAG
- the gatC gene encoding Asp-tRNA(Asn)/Glu-tRNA(Gln) amidotransferase subunit GatC encodes MVTKEEVVKLAKLSKLSFQENELESFQKDLNDIFKYMENLNELNLENVEPLYNILENEGKIYRHEPKTEMDKVRFLKNAPKSDDNFVALPVIVGDGDE; translated from the coding sequence ATGGTTACTAAAGAAGAAGTAGTTAAATTAGCTAAACTATCTAAATTATCATTTCAAGAAAATGAATTAGAATCTTTCCAAAAAGACTTAAATGATATATTTAAGTATATGGAAAATTTAAATGAATTAAATTTAGAAAATGTAGAACCTTTATACAATATATTAGAAAATGAAGGTAAAATATATAGACATGAACCAAAAACAGAAATGGATAAAGTAAGATTTTTAAAAAATGCTCCAAAAAGTGATGATAACTTTGTTGCTTTACCTGTAATTGTAGGTGATGGGGATGAATAA